From one Humulus lupulus chromosome 8, drHumLupu1.1, whole genome shotgun sequence genomic stretch:
- the LOC133794112 gene encoding uncharacterized protein LOC133794112, with amino-acid sequence MLGEIFNNTTATGGMSYASTQLPPSSVEERQQERHFVGTGAHVDVGFEFDGDNYGEEEEVTGVRRRATSAPPDAPKPKEKKNKGANPSIDHVMEELAKSISAKTEASLVRSETMRKYYESRERRISEETSNVTNSYNVEDCQNILDGIPNLDNKIYLKALQEFVATPEWRGIFMRMNEERRRAYLDSLMG; translated from the coding sequence ATGCTTGGAGAAATATTCAATAATACAACAGCCACTGGTGGGATGAGTTATGCCTCCACTCAACTTCCGCCTTCTTCAGTTGAAGAACGCCAACAAGAGCGTCATTTTGTTGGAACTGGAGCACATGTTGATGTTGGTTTTGAATTTGATGGTGATAATTATGGAGAGGAGGAAGAAGTTACTGGTGTACGTCGTCGAGCTACTTCTGCTCCACCAGATGCACCAAaaccaaaagagaaaaagaacaaAGGGGCCAATCCATCCATCGACCATGTGATGGAAGAACTTGCAAAAAGTATTTCTGCTAAGACTGAGGCATCACTAGTACGGAGTGAGACTATGCGTAAGTATTATGAATCGAGGGAAAGGAGAATTAGCGAGGAAACCAGCAATGTCACTAACTCTTACAATGTGGAAGATTGTCAAAACATTCTAGATGGTATTCCAAATCTGGATAACAAAATATACCTCAAAGCGTTGCAAGAGTTTGTAGCAACCCCAGAATGGCGTGGAATATTCATGAGAATGAATGAGGAGCGTCGTCGTGCTTATCTTGATTCATTGATGGGGTGA